Proteins from a genomic interval of Clostridium cochlearium:
- the pfkA gene encoding 6-phosphofructokinase, whose protein sequence is MKKIAVLTSGGDAPGMNAAIRAVVRTGLDKGLTVLGIERGFDGLLNGEIFEMTRRSVADIIQRGGTRLRTARCEEFKTEEGQKKAADILRIFGVDGLVVIGGDGSFQGAKALSKLGVKAVGIPGTIDNDLPYTDYTIGFDTAVNTVLDAINKLRDTSTSHGRVSVVEVMGRNCGDIALYSGLAGGAESIIVPELDFDIDKLCKTILEGKKNGKMHNLIIVAEGAGSANEIAKTIERVTSIGTRATVLGHIQRGGSPTANDRILASRMGNKAVELLLEGKSSRVVGINDNKIVDMDIHEALSIEHKFDEKLYEIAKALSY, encoded by the coding sequence ATGAAAAAAATAGCTGTTTTAACTAGCGGAGGAGATGCACCTGGAATGAATGCAGCCATAAGAGCTGTAGTAAGAACAGGTTTGGATAAAGGATTAACAGTATTAGGAATAGAGAGAGGATTTGATGGCCTTTTAAATGGGGAAATATTTGAAATGACAAGAAGAAGTGTGGCAGACATAATTCAAAGAGGTGGAACTAGATTAAGGACGGCACGATGTGAAGAATTTAAAACTGAAGAAGGACAAAAGAAAGCAGCTGATATTCTAAGAATATTTGGAGTAGATGGTTTGGTTGTAATTGGAGGAGATGGATCATTTCAAGGAGCAAAGGCGCTATCTAAGCTTGGAGTTAAAGCCGTAGGTATACCAGGAACCATAGACAATGATTTACCATACACAGATTATACAATAGGTTTTGATACAGCTGTTAATACTGTATTAGATGCAATAAATAAATTAAGAGATACTTCTACATCTCATGGAAGAGTTAGTGTAGTGGAAGTAATGGGAAGAAATTGTGGAGATATAGCCCTATATTCAGGTTTAGCAGGTGGTGCTGAAAGTATAATTGTTCCAGAATTAGATTTTGATATAGATAAATTATGTAAAACTATATTAGAAGGTAAGAAAAATGGAAAAATGCACAATCTAATAATAGTAGCAGAAGGAGCAGGAAGTGCCAACGAAATAGCTAAAACAATCGAAAGAGTAACTAGTATAGGAACAAGAGCTACTGTTTTAGGTCATATACAAAGAGGAGGAAGTCCTACTGCTAATGATAGAATATTAGCATCAAGAATGGGCAATAAGGCTGTAGAATTATTATTAGAAGGTAAATCGTCTAGAGTAGTGGGAATAAATGATAATAAGATTGTGGATATGGATATACATGAAGCTCTGTCAATTGAACATAAATTTGACGAAAAGTTGTACGAAATAGCTAAGGCTTTATCATATTAA
- a CDS encoding DNA polymerase III subunit alpha: protein MVHKEYNWVSLHQHTEYSLLDSSAKIPELIKKAKKLGMKSIAITDHGVMYGCVEFYKEAVKEGIKPIIGCEIYVVPKSMYIKRVDNDNDIYHLVLLVKNDIGYRNLMRIVSKASIDGFYYKPRVDHEFLREHSEGLIALSACLGGEIQSYILRGNIEKAEKVALTYKEIFKEGFYLELQDHGLKEQVKVNNELIAMSKRLSIPLVVTNDVHYIEKEDSRAHDILLCVQTGKTVDEEDRMKYPTGEFYLKSPKEMYDLFSHVPDAIENTVKIAEQCNFKYNFHESKLPTFPLPEKVNNYEYLRDLCYKGLRAKYETIDEKLKNRLEYELNVIREMGYVDYFLIVWDFIRFATEKGIMTGPGRGSGAGSIVAYTLGITKIDPIKYGLIFERFLNPERVSMPDIDSDFCYERRQEVIDYVVEKYGEDNVSQIITFGTMAARACIRDVGRAMNYSYAEVDKVAKMIPTMLNITIDKALELNPELKDIYENDYRIKDLINVAMKLEGLPRHTSTHAAGVVIASHPLVNYVPLQKNEENIVTQFTMGTLEELGLLKMDFLGLRTLTVMRDAVAMIKENRGIDIDLDKLDFDDREVYKMIGEGKTVGVFQLESDGMTSFMKELKPDSLEDIIAGISLYRPGPMAEIPKYIANKKSPEKIEYVTPELKDILSVTYGCMVYQEQVMEIVRKLAGYSMGRSDLVRRAMSKKKHDVMEEERKNFVYGIIDENGNIEVPGCIRNGIDEKIGNKIFDSMLDFASYAFNKSHAAAYAVIAFQTGYLMRYYPTECIAAMLNSIMGNSEKVAYYTRYAKEEGMEVLPPDINESYAKFTVKGNKIRFGLAAIKNVGLNAIENIVKTRNEKGKFINLEDFCSKLDLGCINKRAMESLIKAGAFDSFKIFRSQMLAVHEKVLDSINNDKKKNIQGQVNLFEELEESSLEIQYPNINEFDKKSILSMEKEMTGLYLSGHPLDEYKDDLKNKISINISDIVSDSGLEENLIESERKVKDGEKVIIGGIITNVTKKITRNNQMMAFIEVEDLYGSIEVIVFPKILSKYKDIISEDEIVILKGRINLREGEAPKLISEDISLFSQYEKEKKIYIRIERKNDLKTSLSQLRIISNQHLGNTPIYLYIEEINQTYIVKEDLWLSNNIEVIEWMKRSFGNENVKVV from the coding sequence ATGGTACATAAAGAATACAATTGGGTTAGTTTACATCAGCATACTGAATACTCTCTTTTAGATAGTTCTGCTAAAATACCAGAATTAATAAAAAAAGCTAAAAAATTAGGTATGAAAAGCATTGCTATAACAGATCATGGAGTTATGTATGGATGTGTAGAATTTTATAAAGAAGCTGTAAAAGAAGGTATAAAACCTATAATAGGCTGTGAAATATATGTAGTTCCAAAGTCCATGTATATTAAAAGAGTAGATAATGATAATGATATATATCATCTAGTTCTTTTAGTTAAAAATGATATAGGGTATAGAAATTTAATGAGGATTGTCAGTAAAGCATCTATAGATGGATTTTATTATAAACCAAGAGTGGATCACGAATTTTTACGAGAACATAGTGAAGGACTAATTGCTTTAAGTGCTTGTTTAGGAGGAGAGATTCAATCCTATATATTAAGAGGAAATATAGAAAAAGCTGAAAAAGTTGCTTTAACCTATAAAGAAATATTTAAAGAAGGTTTTTATTTAGAACTGCAGGATCATGGACTTAAAGAACAAGTTAAGGTAAATAATGAACTTATAGCTATGTCTAAAAGATTATCAATTCCATTAGTGGTCACTAATGATGTGCATTATATAGAAAAAGAAGATTCTAGAGCACATGATATACTGCTTTGTGTACAGACTGGAAAAACTGTAGATGAAGAGGATAGAATGAAGTATCCTACAGGAGAATTTTATTTAAAATCTCCAAAAGAAATGTATGACTTATTTTCACATGTGCCTGATGCAATAGAAAATACAGTGAAAATAGCCGAACAATGTAATTTTAAATATAATTTTCATGAATCTAAGTTGCCTACCTTTCCTCTTCCGGAAAAAGTAAATAATTATGAATATTTAAGAGATCTGTGTTATAAAGGATTAAGAGCAAAATATGAGACTATAGATGAAAAATTAAAAAATAGACTTGAATATGAGCTAAATGTAATAAGAGAAATGGGATATGTGGATTATTTTCTTATAGTGTGGGATTTTATAAGATTTGCTACAGAAAAAGGTATAATGACAGGTCCAGGAAGAGGAAGTGGCGCAGGATCTATTGTAGCCTATACTTTGGGAATAACTAAAATAGATCCAATTAAATACGGGTTAATATTTGAAAGGTTTTTAAATCCTGAAAGAGTGTCCATGCCAGATATTGATAGTGATTTTTGTTATGAAAGAAGACAAGAAGTTATAGATTATGTAGTAGAAAAGTATGGAGAAGATAATGTATCTCAAATAATTACATTTGGAACTATGGCTGCTAGAGCTTGTATAAGGGATGTGGGAAGGGCAATGAATTATTCTTATGCAGAGGTAGACAAGGTAGCTAAAATGATTCCAACTATGTTAAATATAACTATTGATAAAGCATTAGAATTAAATCCAGAACTAAAGGATATATATGAAAATGATTATAGGATAAAGGATTTAATAAATGTGGCTATGAAATTAGAAGGATTACCAAGACATACTTCTACTCATGCAGCAGGAGTAGTAATAGCATCTCATCCATTAGTAAATTATGTACCTTTACAAAAAAATGAAGAAAATATAGTTACACAGTTTACTATGGGAACTCTAGAAGAACTTGGATTATTGAAGATGGATTTTTTAGGATTAAGAACTTTGACAGTAATGAGAGATGCTGTAGCTATGATAAAAGAAAACAGGGGAATAGACATAGATTTAGATAAATTAGATTTTGATGATAGAGAAGTATATAAAATGATAGGAGAGGGGAAAACTGTAGGTGTATTCCAATTGGAATCAGATGGAATGACAAGCTTTATGAAGGAATTAAAACCTGATTCCTTAGAAGATATAATAGCAGGAATAAGTCTTTATAGACCGGGGCCTATGGCAGAGATTCCTAAATACATTGCTAATAAAAAGAGTCCAGAGAAAATAGAATATGTAACACCAGAATTAAAAGATATTCTCTCTGTTACCTATGGATGTATGGTTTATCAAGAACAGGTAATGGAAATTGTTAGGAAATTAGCTGGATACTCTATGGGAAGAAGTGACTTAGTAAGACGTGCAATGTCTAAAAAGAAACACGATGTAATGGAAGAGGAAAGAAAAAATTTTGTATATGGAATTATAGATGAAAATGGAAATATAGAAGTACCTGGATGCATACGCAATGGTATAGATGAAAAAATAGGGAACAAAATATTTGATTCTATGCTGGATTTTGCATCTTATGCATTTAATAAATCCCATGCAGCAGCCTATGCGGTAATAGCTTTTCAAACAGGATATTTAATGAGATATTATCCTACGGAATGTATTGCAGCAATGTTAAATAGCATCATGGGTAATAGTGAAAAAGTAGCATACTATACAAGGTATGCTAAAGAAGAAGGCATGGAGGTACTACCGCCAGATATAAATGAAAGTTATGCTAAGTTTACTGTAAAAGGAAATAAGATAAGATTCGGATTAGCTGCTATTAAAAATGTAGGATTAAATGCTATAGAGAATATTGTAAAAACCAGAAATGAAAAAGGAAAATTTATTAATTTAGAGGATTTTTGCTCTAAATTAGATTTAGGGTGCATAAATAAAAGAGCTATGGAAAGTTTAATAAAAGCAGGAGCTTTTGATAGTTTTAAAATTTTTAGATCTCAAATGTTGGCAGTACATGAAAAAGTTTTAGATTCAATAAATAATGACAAAAAGAAAAATATTCAAGGGCAAGTAAATTTATTTGAAGAGCTTGAAGAAAGTAGTTTAGAGATACAGTACCCAAATATAAATGAATTTGATAAGAAAAGTATACTTTCTATGGAAAAAGAAATGACAGGACTATATCTATCGGGACATCCTTTAGATGAGTATAAGGATGATTTGAAAAATAAAATATCTATAAATATATCAGATATAGTTTCTGATAGTGGGTTAGAAGAAAACTTAATAGAAAGTGAAAGAAAAGTAAAGGATGGAGAGAAAGTTATAATTGGTGGAATAATAACTAATGTAACTAAGAAAATAACAAGAAATAATCAGATGATGGCTTTTATAGAAGTAGAAGATTTATATGGATCTATAGAAGTAATAGTTTTCCCTAAAATACTTTCTAAATATAAAGATATTATATCTGAAGATGAAATTGTTATATTAAAAGGCAGAATTAATTTAAGAGAAGGAGAAGCACCAAAACTTATTAGTGAAGATATAAGTTTATTTTCTCAATATGAGAAGGAGAAAAAAATCTATATAAGAATTGAAAGAAAAAATGATTTAAAAACTTCTCTAAGTCAATTAAGAATAATATCAAATCAGCATTTAGGAAATACGCCTATTTATTTATATATAGAAGAAATTAATCAAACTTATATTGTAAAAGAGGATTTATGGTTAAGTAATAATATAGAAGTTATAGAGTGGATGAAAAGAAGTTTTGGCAATGAAAATGTAAAGGTAGTATAA
- a CDS encoding DRTGG domain-containing protein, giving the protein MTKHGKVIRYVSQLPIGTKISVRTIANLLDISEGTAYKGIKECSKMGIVTTIPRIGTIRIRKPDYNGEENITYGEIVNIVDGNIAAGKKSIHKTINKMIIGAMTLERIKEYITPNSLIIVGNRERVQELALLNGCGIIITGGFECSNYIKELADTRGMPVICSLYDTFTVAKMINRAIFHNKVKKKILLVKDIMNKEFFYFRNDIQIGECADMIRENSNKFKGVSVIPVVNENMRFLGLVKLQNILEENPLESIETIMKKNVTTLEGKTSVAYANYIIETEANDFYPVIRGKELIGTVKRQDIIQALKYISKENKDYRNLDSEILKNFKSDMKQKSMHFYGTITPEMLDPLGIASWNSLNMLISSMATFYLKQMDVTNLFVDNISTYFMKPVQIDTEIEANATIMSSSTAFCEFLGKAFYKVEVNLFDDKKDLIAKSLITIKAIENKL; this is encoded by the coding sequence ATGACAAAGCATGGGAAAGTTATTAGATATGTTTCACAATTGCCTATAGGCACAAAAATTTCTGTAAGAACTATAGCTAATTTACTAGATATAAGTGAAGGAACAGCTTATAAAGGCATAAAAGAGTGCAGTAAAATGGGAATTGTAACTACTATACCTAGAATTGGAACTATTAGAATAAGAAAACCAGATTATAATGGAGAAGAAAATATAACTTATGGAGAAATTGTAAATATAGTAGATGGAAATATAGCAGCAGGGAAAAAAAGCATACATAAAACTATAAATAAAATGATAATAGGTGCAATGACTTTGGAAAGAATAAAAGAATATATAACTCCAAATTCATTAATTATAGTAGGAAATAGAGAAAGAGTGCAAGAATTAGCTTTATTAAATGGTTGTGGGATAATAATTACAGGTGGATTTGAATGTAGCAATTATATAAAAGAGTTAGCAGATACAAGAGGTATGCCTGTTATATGTTCTTTGTATGATACTTTCACAGTGGCAAAGATGATAAACAGAGCTATATTTCATAATAAAGTAAAAAAGAAAATATTATTAGTAAAAGACATAATGAACAAAGAATTTTTTTACTTTAGAAATGATATTCAAATCGGTGAATGTGCCGATATGATAAGGGAAAATAGCAATAAATTTAAAGGTGTTAGTGTTATTCCAGTAGTTAATGAAAATATGAGATTTTTGGGATTAGTAAAGTTGCAAAATATTTTAGAGGAAAATCCATTAGAAAGTATAGAAACCATAATGAAAAAAAATGTAACTACATTAGAGGGAAAAACTTCTGTAGCTTATGCTAATTATATTATAGAAACAGAAGCAAATGACTTTTATCCAGTTATAAGAGGAAAGGAATTAATAGGCACTGTAAAGAGACAGGATATAATACAAGCATTAAAGTATATATCAAAAGAGAATAAGGATTATAGAAATTTAGATAGTGAAATTCTTAAAAATTTTAAAAGTGACATGAAACAAAAATCTATGCATTTTTATGGTACAATAACTCCTGAAATGCTAGATCCTTTAGGTATAGCATCATGGAATTCATTAAATATGCTGATATCATCTATGGCTACTTTTTATTTAAAACAAATGGATGTAACAAATTTATTTGTAGATAACATATCAACTTATTTTATGAAACCAGTACAAATTGATACAGAGATAGAAGCTAATGCTACTATTATGTCATCTAGTACAGCATTTTGTGAGTTTTTAGGTAAAGCCTTTTATAAAGTAGAAGTGAACTTATTTGATGATAAGAAAGATCTTATAGCAAAGTCTTTAATAACTATAAAAGCTATTGAAAACAAATTATAA
- the whiA gene encoding DNA-binding protein WhiA: MSFSSKVKNEVCRYDELEEKEAMALLSAIMRASGTLTFGKNKGMGFKITTENAAITRLVFKILKNTLNIHTNIMIKKSNSFKKNNVYIIVVNEKQGVKRLLEKTEVVKIEEIGFFINYNISENLVYDDATKKAYIRGAFLGGGSVSNPEKTYHLEFVTNDEMYANELSKLINSYGLNSKVIQRKSNFIIYIKEGEQISDLLNIIGAHSSLLQLENIRIMKDMRNNINRIVNCETANLSKTVNAAVRQIESINLINKEIGLKRLPKNLRDMAELRLKYPDVSLKELGEMLNPPVGKSGVNHRLRRIEKIAEELSKEGDF, translated from the coding sequence ATGTCGTTTTCATCAAAAGTAAAAAATGAAGTTTGTAGGTATGATGAATTAGAAGAAAAAGAAGCTATGGCTTTATTATCAGCAATTATGAGAGCAAGTGGAACTTTAACATTTGGAAAAAATAAAGGTATGGGATTTAAAATCACAACAGAAAATGCGGCAATAACTAGACTAGTATTTAAGATATTAAAAAACACACTAAATATACATACTAATATAATGATCAAAAAAAGTAATTCTTTTAAAAAGAATAATGTATACATAATTGTAGTAAATGAGAAACAAGGAGTTAAGAGATTACTAGAAAAAACAGAAGTTGTAAAAATAGAAGAAATAGGTTTTTTTATAAATTATAATATATCAGAAAATTTAGTTTATGATGATGCTACTAAAAAGGCCTATATAAGAGGAGCTTTTTTAGGTGGAGGCAGTGTAAGTAATCCAGAAAAAACGTATCATTTGGAGTTTGTAACCAATGATGAAATGTACGCTAATGAATTAAGTAAGCTTATAAATAGTTATGGTTTGAATTCTAAAGTAATCCAAAGAAAAAGTAATTTTATAATTTATATAAAAGAAGGAGAGCAAATATCTGATCTATTAAATATAATAGGAGCTCATTCCTCATTACTTCAACTAGAAAATATAAGAATAATGAAAGATATGAGAAATAATATAAATAGAATAGTAAATTGTGAGACAGCTAATCTAAGTAAAACTGTAAATGCAGCTGTAAGACAAATAGAAAGTATTAACCTTATAAATAAAGAGATAGGATTGAAACGCTTACCTAAAAATTTAAGAGATATGGCAGAATTAAGGTTAAAATATCCTGATGTGTCTTTAAAAGAATTAGGGGAAATGCTTAACCCTCCTGTAGGAAAGTCTGGAGTTAATCATAGGCTGAGAAGAATAGAAAAAATAGCAGAGGAACTTAGCAAGGAGGGAGATTTTTAG
- a CDS encoding gluconeogenesis factor YvcK family protein, with translation MKLIDWLRPGIKVKRWVLLAIMGILLIAFGLLEFVNHHLYSIYYIAFYIFLILIGIFVIYISASQGMRSIIALINKGYINVSLDSRKLENLIYEKRLLIKGPKIVVIGGGTGLSTMLRGLKYYTSNITAIVTVADDGGGSGDLREDLGILPPGDIRNCILALSDTEPLMEDLLQYRFKDGRLKNQSFGNLFLAAMDGISNNFEEAIKKVSSVLAVTGKVVPVTLDNMVLKAKLKNGNIVKGESNIPEEVIKQKSRIDRMFIEPEYAKAVDDAVSAIREADAIILGPGSLYTSVIPNLLVKDISRELEKSHALKIYVSNIMTQPGETEGYTVSDHIKAIFNHSRSGIIDYVIVNVGKIEKNIKNKYCEETSHLVEIDEENIRNLNVNIIGADFVNTKNGVVRHNSEKLASILIETIMDKKLLYDRKKIIEYFYLSERLKEKNKK, from the coding sequence ATGAAATTGATAGATTGGCTGAGACCTGGAATAAAGGTAAAACGATGGGTTTTACTTGCCATTATGGGAATACTTCTTATAGCTTTTGGTTTACTTGAATTTGTTAATCATCACTTATATAGTATTTATTATATAGCTTTTTATATATTTTTAATATTAATAGGAATATTTGTTATATACATTTCTGCATCTCAGGGAATGAGATCTATTATTGCACTTATAAATAAAGGATATATAAATGTTTCTCTTGATTCTAGAAAGTTAGAAAATTTAATATATGAAAAGAGATTATTAATAAAAGGACCTAAAATAGTAGTTATTGGTGGAGGTACTGGATTATCAACAATGCTAAGAGGGTTAAAATACTATACTTCCAATATAACAGCAATAGTTACTGTAGCAGATGATGGTGGAGGTTCAGGAGATTTAAGAGAAGATTTAGGCATACTTCCTCCAGGAGATATAAGAAATTGTATATTGGCATTATCAGATACAGAACCTTTAATGGAGGATCTTTTACAATATAGATTTAAAGATGGAAGACTAAAGAATCAAAGTTTTGGAAATTTATTTTTAGCTGCTATGGACGGAATATCAAATAATTTTGAAGAGGCTATAAAAAAGGTAAGTTCTGTATTGGCGGTAACTGGAAAGGTTGTTCCTGTTACTTTGGATAATATGGTACTCAAAGCAAAATTGAAAAATGGTAATATTGTAAAAGGTGAATCTAATATACCAGAGGAAGTTATAAAGCAAAAAAGCAGAATAGATAGAATGTTTATAGAACCAGAATATGCTAAAGCAGTTGATGATGCAGTAAGTGCCATAAGAGAAGCAGATGCTATAATATTAGGACCTGGTAGTTTATACACTAGTGTTATACCTAATTTACTTGTAAAAGATATTTCACGTGAATTAGAGAAAAGTCATGCTTTAAAGATATATGTATCCAATATAATGACACAGCCAGGAGAAACAGAAGGATATACTGTATCGGATCATATAAAGGCCATATTCAATCATAGTAGAAGTGGTATAATTGATTATGTAATTGTTAATGTAGGAAAGATAGAAAAAAATATAAAAAATAAGTATTGTGAAGAAACTTCTCATTTAGTAGAAATTGATGAGGAAAATATAAGAAATCTAAATGTGAATATAATTGGAGCAGATTTTGTGAATACTAAAAACGGTGTAGTCAGACACAATTCAGAGAAGTTGGCATCTATATTAATTGAAACTATAATGGATAAAAAACTATTATATGATAGAAAGAAGATAATAGAATATTTCTATTTATCTGAAAGATTAAAAGAAAAAAACAAGAAATAG
- the rapZ gene encoding RNase adapter RapZ has translation MRFVIVTGLSGAGKTQAIRSLEDLGYFCVDNLPPTLIPKFAEACYKTDGRINKIALVIDIRGGEFFDDLFESLNYIKDQNYKYEILFLEASDEVLVKRFKEARRNHPLSLSGRILNGIALERARLKEVKDVANNIIDTSKFTNMDLRREITRIYGDEDQVKAQLTITVVSFGFKYGIPLDSDLLFDVRFLPNPYYIPELRGFSGNDKPVYDYVLEFEQTKEFISKLGDMLEFLIPHYTKEGKRQLIISIGCTGGRHRSVSIANSIYKLLEKNGHKVNVDHRDIYEDNNKGGKKL, from the coding sequence ATGAGATTTGTAATTGTAACAGGTCTATCAGGTGCAGGAAAGACACAAGCTATAAGGAGTTTAGAAGACTTAGGATATTTTTGTGTGGATAATTTACCACCAACATTAATACCTAAATTTGCAGAAGCTTGTTATAAAACTGATGGAAGAATAAATAAAATAGCTCTTGTTATAGATATAAGAGGTGGAGAATTTTTTGATGATTTATTTGAAAGTCTAAATTACATAAAAGATCAAAATTATAAGTATGAAATATTGTTTTTAGAGGCATCAGATGAAGTTTTAGTAAAAAGATTTAAGGAGGCTAGAAGAAATCATCCGTTATCTTTATCTGGAAGAATATTGAATGGCATAGCATTGGAGAGAGCTAGATTAAAAGAAGTTAAAGATGTAGCCAATAATATAATTGATACTTCTAAATTTACTAATATGGATCTTAGACGAGAGATTACAAGAATATATGGAGATGAAGATCAAGTAAAAGCTCAACTAACTATAACAGTGGTATCTTTTGGATTTAAATATGGTATACCATTGGATTCAGATTTATTGTTTGACGTAAGGTTTTTACCAAATCCTTATTACATTCCAGAATTAAGAGGTTTTTCAGGAAATGATAAACCTGTTTATGATTATGTATTAGAATTTGAGCAAACAAAAGAATTCATATCTAAATTAGGAGATATGTTGGAATTTTTAATTCCTCACTATACTAAAGAAGGAAAAAGACAACTAATTATATCCATAGGTTGCACAGGAGGAAGGCATAGATCAGTATCAATTGCAAACTCAATATATAAATTATTAGAAAAAAATGGCCATAAAGTTAATGTGGATCATAGAGACATATATGAGGATAATAATAAAGGCGGTAAAAAACTATGA
- the murB gene encoding UDP-N-acetylmuramate dehydrogenase, with product MNQYKDFISDLIKNLSCENVKTNELMKNHTSFKVGGPVDILVTPESYEQVQYTIKHSRKNNVPYFIMGNGSNLLVRDGGIRGLVIKFCKLNKVRVEGNRIIAQSGVLLSKVSNIAAKNNLEGFEFASGIPGSIGGALTMNAGAYNGEVSQVVESALVLDKDGNILNLSKDELELGYRASAILKNGYVVLEAVLKLREGNSKNIYNRIKELTEKRKTKQPLEYPSAGSTFKRPEGYFAAKLIEESGLKGKNVGDAEVSQKHSGFIINKGNASAKDILNLINIVQDTVKSKFDVELHTEVLIIGEDKLN from the coding sequence ATGAACCAATACAAGGATTTTATTTCGGATTTGATTAAAAACTTAAGTTGTGAAAATGTGAAAACCAATGAACTTATGAAAAACCACACTTCTTTCAAAGTAGGGGGCCCAGTAGATATATTAGTTACTCCCGAATCCTATGAACAGGTTCAATATACAATCAAGCATTCAAGAAAAAATAATGTGCCTTATTTTATAATGGGCAATGGATCAAATTTGCTTGTAAGAGATGGAGGAATTAGAGGTTTAGTAATAAAGTTTTGTAAACTAAATAAAGTTAGAGTAGAAGGAAATAGAATAATAGCTCAAAGTGGAGTGCTTCTTTCAAAAGTATCAAATATAGCAGCCAAAAATAATTTAGAGGGATTTGAATTTGCTAGTGGAATACCAGGAAGTATAGGTGGTGCACTTACCATGAATGCTGGAGCATATAATGGAGAAGTATCACAAGTTGTGGAAAGTGCATTAGTTTTAGATAAAGACGGAAATATACTAAATTTATCTAAAGATGAATTAGAGTTAGGCTATAGGGCCAGTGCTATATTAAAGAATGGGTATGTAGTTTTAGAAGCAGTTTTAAAACTTAGAGAAGGAAATTCTAAAAATATATATAATAGAATAAAGGAATTAACAGAGAAAAGAAAAACAAAACAGCCTTTAGAATATCCATCAGCGGGAAGTACTTTTAAAAGGCCTGAAGGATATTTTGCAGCTAAGCTTATAGAAGAAAGTGGATTGAAAGGGAAAAATGTAGGAGATGCAGAAGTATCTCAAAAGCACTCAGGATTTATAATAAATAAAGGTAATGCTAGTGCAAAAGACATACTAAATTTAATAAACATAGTACAAGATACGGTAAAAAGTAAATTTGATGTAGAATTACACACTGAAGTTTTGATTATAGGAGAAGACAAGTTAAATTAG